In the Ramlibacter tataouinensis TTB310 genome, one interval contains:
- the gshB gene encoding glutathione synthase produces MNLLFVADPLEAFKTYKDTTFSMMREAQRRGHRIAACEPRHLSWRSGGVVQARVREITLTGGEDDWFRENATPVRPLKEFGAVLMRKDPPFDSEYFYATHLLEQAEREGARVFNRPASLRDHPEKLAVMEFPRFVSPTLVTRDPEEVRRFHAEHGDVILKPLDGMGGMGIFRVKTDGLNLGSITETLNNAGATTIMVQRFVPEIAAGDKRVLVIGGKPVPFSLARIPQGSEVRGNLAAGGKGVAQPLTPRDHEIAQALGPVLAARGLLLVGLDVIGDWLTEINVTSPTCFQEITQQAGFDVPAMFIDALEAALAQPVSR; encoded by the coding sequence ATGAACCTGCTCTTCGTTGCCGACCCGCTCGAGGCCTTCAAGACCTACAAGGACACCACCTTCTCCATGATGCGCGAGGCGCAGCGGCGCGGCCACCGCATCGCCGCCTGCGAGCCGCGGCACCTGTCCTGGCGTTCGGGCGGCGTGGTGCAGGCCCGGGTGCGCGAGATCACGCTCACCGGCGGCGAGGACGACTGGTTCCGCGAGAACGCCACCCCCGTGCGCCCCCTCAAGGAATTCGGCGCGGTGCTGATGCGCAAGGACCCGCCCTTCGACAGCGAGTACTTCTACGCCACCCACCTGCTGGAGCAGGCCGAGCGCGAGGGCGCGCGCGTGTTCAACCGGCCCGCCTCGCTGCGCGACCACCCGGAGAAGCTGGCCGTGATGGAGTTCCCGCGCTTCGTCAGCCCCACCCTGGTCACGCGCGACCCCGAGGAGGTGCGCCGCTTCCATGCCGAGCATGGCGACGTGATCCTCAAGCCGCTGGACGGCATGGGCGGCATGGGCATCTTCCGGGTCAAGACCGACGGCCTGAACCTGGGCTCCATCACCGAGACGCTGAACAACGCCGGCGCCACCACGATCATGGTGCAGCGCTTCGTGCCGGAGATCGCCGCCGGCGACAAGCGCGTGCTGGTGATCGGCGGCAAGCCGGTGCCCTTCAGCCTGGCGCGCATCCCGCAGGGCAGCGAGGTGCGCGGCAACCTGGCGGCCGGCGGCAAGGGCGTGGCCCAGCCGCTCACGCCGCGCGACCACGAGATCGCGCAGGCCCTGGGCCCGGTACTGGCGGCGCGCGGGCTGCTGCTGGTGGGCCTGGACGTGATCGGCGACTGGCTGACCGAGATCAACGTCACCAGCCCGACCTGCTTCCAGGAGATCACCCAGCAGGCCGGCTTCGACGTGCCGGCCATGTTCATCGACGCGCTGGAAGCGGCCCTGGCCCAGCCGGTCAGCCGCTGA
- a CDS encoding DUF6352 family protein, whose protein sequence is MRDYWPTCGFRLLTTGTDGQLRVTDEFLRSLLERPELAPVPESCAAELALHQDLLDQPRRAVDEARLALLADEDARANYAVWLRFRTRLLARPTLEASYLQLFRGNVDVPPLFVHQLTQVLLRHILGGAATPFEARAAEMLFRPQRIALQEGQVMAADDETVERQALSASFGSLGDLIRRSGASLRTAELDVLTADSADGYWPRNEAHDFVVALNHGQPALAALCRVLERWVAHFLGVQVTIAPEGEIDDDQWVWHVGLDAQATAVLNALYQGEEVADAQRERMLCLFRLDFTEPGVVRPEVAGRPVYLAMAMDEQQRLRLKPQNLLLNLPLARQA, encoded by the coding sequence ATGCGCGACTACTGGCCCACCTGCGGCTTCCGTTTGCTGACCACCGGTACCGACGGCCAGCTGCGGGTGACCGACGAATTCCTGCGCAGCCTGCTGGAGCGGCCCGAGCTGGCGCCCGTGCCCGAGTCCTGCGCCGCGGAACTCGCCTTGCACCAGGACCTGCTGGACCAGCCGCGCCGCGCGGTGGACGAGGCCCGCCTGGCCCTGCTCGCCGACGAGGACGCCCGCGCCAACTACGCCGTCTGGCTGCGCTTTCGCACACGGCTGCTGGCCCGGCCCACGCTGGAGGCCAGCTACCTGCAGCTGTTCCGCGGCAATGTGGACGTGCCGCCGCTGTTCGTGCACCAGCTCACCCAGGTGCTGCTGCGCCACATCCTGGGCGGCGCCGCCACGCCCTTCGAGGCGCGCGCCGCGGAGATGCTGTTCCGCCCGCAACGCATCGCCCTGCAGGAGGGCCAGGTGATGGCGGCCGACGACGAGACCGTCGAGCGCCAGGCCCTGTCGGCCAGCTTCGGCAGCCTGGGCGACCTGATCCGCCGCAGCGGCGCCAGCCTGCGCACGGCCGAGCTGGACGTGCTGACCGCCGACAGCGCCGACGGGTACTGGCCGCGCAACGAGGCCCATGACTTCGTGGTGGCCCTGAACCACGGCCAGCCGGCCCTGGCGGCGCTGTGCCGCGTGCTGGAGCGCTGGGTGGCCCACTTCCTGGGCGTGCAGGTGACCATCGCCCCCGAGGGCGAGATCGACGACGACCAGTGGGTCTGGCACGTGGGCCTGGATGCGCAGGCCACGGCGGTGCTGAACGCGCTGTACCAGGGCGAGGAGGTGGCCGACGCCCAGCGCGAGCGCATGCTGTGCCTGTTCCGGCTCGATTTCACCGAACCGGGCGTGGTGCGGCCCGAGGTGGCGGGACGCCCGGTGTACCTGGCCATGGCCATGGACGAGCAGCAGCGGCTCAGGCTCAAGCCGCAGAACCTGCTGCTCAACCTGCCGTTGGCGCGGCAGGCCTAG
- a CDS encoding DUF3616 domain-containing protein, whose product MTPPTALALEFRPDLDDLEPHKELRDGLSAVLQIDRTLWVANDESASVERLTLTGKCGAGAHTQFMLHDYLDLPLPAEGDPPRPPEVDVEGLDHEGGYLWLVGSHSLKRKKPSLDDGAKNAHKQLARLSVDANRYLLARIPVAREGDAPALARKHVHEGRKLTAARLRDATDAGEGNELMQALRKDKHLAAYLPIPGKDNGFDVEGIAVAGPRVFLGLRGPVLRGWAAVLELRVEDDGHGLLRLAPLDKKGHLVRKHFVALGGRGVRDIRLDGEDLLLLCGPTMDLDGTISILRWPGALRLEEPAMVPACALEHVLDIPHGTGCDRAEGICLFVPSDGAPPSLLVVYDAASEARQRGRSVLMADVFGLPPRAAYAAPR is encoded by the coding sequence ATGACGCCACCCACCGCCCTTGCGCTCGAGTTCCGGCCGGATTTGGACGATCTCGAGCCGCACAAGGAACTGCGCGACGGGTTGTCCGCCGTGCTGCAGATCGACCGCACGCTGTGGGTCGCCAACGACGAGTCGGCCAGCGTCGAACGGCTCACGCTCACCGGCAAGTGTGGGGCCGGCGCCCACACGCAGTTCATGCTGCACGACTACCTGGACCTGCCGCTGCCAGCCGAGGGCGACCCGCCGCGCCCGCCCGAGGTCGACGTGGAAGGACTGGATCACGAGGGCGGCTACCTGTGGCTGGTGGGTTCGCACAGCCTCAAGCGCAAGAAGCCGTCGCTGGACGACGGCGCCAAGAACGCGCACAAGCAGTTGGCCAGGCTGAGCGTCGACGCGAACCGCTACCTGCTGGCCCGCATTCCCGTGGCACGCGAAGGCGATGCCCCGGCGCTCGCACGAAAGCACGTGCATGAGGGCCGCAAGCTCACTGCCGCCCGCCTGCGGGATGCGACCGACGCAGGCGAAGGCAACGAGCTGATGCAGGCGCTGCGCAAGGACAAGCACCTGGCGGCTTACCTGCCCATTCCCGGAAAGGACAACGGGTTCGACGTGGAAGGCATCGCCGTGGCGGGGCCGCGCGTCTTCCTGGGACTGCGCGGGCCCGTGCTGCGCGGCTGGGCCGCCGTCCTGGAACTGCGCGTGGAGGACGACGGGCACGGCCTGCTTCGCCTGGCGCCGCTGGACAAGAAGGGGCATCTGGTTCGCAAGCACTTCGTCGCGCTGGGCGGGCGCGGCGTGCGCGACATCCGCCTGGACGGTGAGGACCTGCTGCTGCTGTGCGGGCCGACGATGGACCTGGACGGCACGATCTCGATCCTGCGCTGGCCCGGCGCCCTGCGTCTGGAGGAGCCGGCCATGGTGCCGGCCTGCGCGCTGGAGCATGTGCTGGACATCCCGCACGGCACCGGCTGCGACCGGGCCGAAGGCATCTGCCTGTTCGTGCCCAGCGATGGCGCGCCACCCTCGCTGCTGGTGGTGTACGACGCGGCGTCCGAGGCGCGCCAGCGCGGGCGCAGCGTGCTCATGGCGGACGTCTTCGGGCTGCCGCCACGGGCGGCCTACGCAGCGCCGCGTTGA
- the gshA gene encoding glutamate--cysteine ligase has translation MVPHLITALNGPINELEQRILESMPAIERWFRLEWMEHTPPFYCSVDIRNAGFKLAPVDTNLFPGGWNNLTPEMLPLAVQSAMAAIEKICPEAKNLLVIPENHTRNTFYLSNLAQLKRIFHMAGLNVRIGSISPDIKEPTTIELPAGGGEITLEPVVRSKRRLGLKDFDPCTILLNNDLSAGAPGILEDLHEQYLLPPLHAGWSVRRKSRHFQSYEEVSKRFGKLLGIDPWLINPMFNKCGEVNFAEGAGMDCLQTNVDALLTRIRKKYKEYGINEKPFVIVKADNGTYGMGIMTVRDARDLEQLNRKTRNKMSVIKDGQEVHEVIIQEGVLTGERMHEAVAEPVVYLMDRYVVGGFYRVHAERGVDENLNAPGAHFVPLAFAESTRLPQPGEKPGASAPNRFYMYGVIGRLAMLAASYELEATDPDAETYD, from the coding sequence ATGGTTCCGCATCTCATCACCGCCCTGAACGGGCCCATCAACGAGCTCGAGCAGCGCATCCTGGAGTCCATGCCGGCCATCGAGCGCTGGTTCCGGCTGGAGTGGATGGAGCACACGCCGCCGTTCTACTGCTCGGTCGACATCCGCAACGCCGGTTTCAAGCTGGCGCCGGTGGACACCAACCTGTTCCCCGGCGGCTGGAACAACCTCACGCCCGAGATGCTGCCGCTGGCCGTGCAGTCGGCCATGGCGGCCATCGAGAAGATCTGCCCCGAGGCCAAGAACCTGCTGGTGATCCCGGAGAACCACACCCGCAACACCTTCTACCTGAGCAACCTGGCCCAGCTCAAGCGCATCTTCCACATGGCGGGCCTGAACGTGCGCATAGGCTCCATCAGCCCGGACATCAAGGAGCCCACCACCATCGAGCTGCCTGCCGGCGGTGGCGAGATCACGCTGGAGCCGGTGGTGCGCAGCAAGCGCCGCCTCGGGCTGAAGGACTTCGACCCCTGCACCATCCTGCTGAACAACGACCTGTCGGCCGGCGCGCCCGGCATCCTGGAGGACCTGCACGAGCAGTACCTGCTGCCGCCGCTGCATGCCGGCTGGTCGGTGCGGCGCAAGAGCCGGCACTTCCAGAGCTACGAGGAGGTGTCCAAGCGCTTCGGCAAGCTGCTGGGCATCGATCCCTGGCTGATCAACCCGATGTTCAACAAGTGCGGCGAGGTCAACTTCGCCGAGGGCGCGGGCATGGACTGCCTGCAGACCAACGTCGACGCGCTGCTCACCCGCATCCGCAAGAAGTACAAGGAATACGGCATCAACGAGAAGCCCTTCGTCATCGTCAAGGCCGACAACGGCACCTACGGCATGGGCATCATGACCGTGCGCGACGCGCGCGACCTGGAGCAACTCAATCGCAAGACCCGGAACAAGATGTCCGTCATCAAGGACGGCCAGGAGGTGCACGAGGTCATCATCCAGGAAGGGGTGCTGACCGGCGAGCGCATGCACGAGGCGGTGGCCGAGCCGGTGGTCTACCTGATGGACCGCTACGTGGTGGGCGGCTTCTACCGCGTGCACGCCGAGCGCGGCGTGGACGAGAACCTGAACGCCCCGGGCGCCCATTTCGTGCCGCTGGCCTTCGCTGAAAGTACGCGCTTACCTCAGCCCGGGGAGAAGCCCGGCGCCAGTGCCCCCAACCGCTTCTACATGTACGGCGTGATCGGCCGGCTGGCCATGCTGGCCGCCAGCTACGAGCTGGAAGCCACCGACCCGGACGCCGAAACCTACGATTAG
- a CDS encoding potassium transporter Kup translates to MQSSKSSLAALTLGAIGIVYGDIGTSVLYALKVVFNSGLVPLTPDNVYGILSLVFWTVTVIVSLKYVTLILRADYNGEGGLIAMLALASTAVSDRPRLRGWLLGIGIFGTAIFYGDGVITPAISVLSAVEGLELLSPVFNPYITPAALVIIFLLFSLQKNGTSGIGRWFGPVCAVWFVVIAALGVPHIAAHPEVLGAIDPQHAIRFVAQQPGTTFVLLGALVLCVTGTEALYADMGHFGKKPIRVAWFALVMPALLINYFGQGALLLYTPAAVANPFYLMAPEWALVPLVLLATAATVIASQALLSAAFSVTKQAIQLGYLPRMRILHTSVREAGQIYIPAVNWSLFGAIVVAVALFRNSTNLASAYGIAVTTDMLITTVLTFFVIRYAWKLPLALCVAATGVFFVVDLMFFSSNALKFLDGGWFPVLIGLLMFTVMMTWKRGRAIMNDKLRSDAIDLRSFLEAVFVNPPTRVEGTAVFLTADPGSVPNALLHNLKHNKVLHRHNLFVTVRSHEVPWIGIGKRVEIEPLGHDCWQVILHYGFKNDPDVPRALDQIRGHGCALEPMTTSYFLSRDTVVPSVGKGMAPWREKLFAQMHHNASAAADFLRLPNNSVVELGSKVEI, encoded by the coding sequence GTGCAAAGCTCTAAATCCTCTCTCGCGGCGCTGACCCTGGGCGCCATCGGCATCGTCTACGGCGATATCGGCACCAGCGTGCTGTACGCGCTCAAGGTGGTGTTCAACTCGGGGCTGGTGCCCCTGACCCCCGACAACGTCTACGGCATCCTGTCCCTGGTGTTCTGGACGGTGACGGTGATCGTCTCGCTCAAGTACGTCACCCTGATCCTGCGCGCCGACTACAACGGCGAGGGCGGCCTGATCGCCATGCTGGCCTTGGCCTCCACCGCGGTGAGCGACCGCCCGCGGCTGCGCGGCTGGCTGCTGGGCATCGGCATCTTCGGCACTGCCATCTTCTATGGCGACGGCGTGATCACGCCGGCGATCTCGGTGCTGTCGGCGGTGGAAGGGCTGGAGCTGCTGTCGCCGGTCTTCAACCCCTACATCACGCCGGCGGCCCTGGTCATCATCTTCCTGCTGTTCTCGCTGCAGAAGAACGGCACCAGCGGCATAGGCCGCTGGTTCGGCCCGGTCTGCGCCGTCTGGTTCGTGGTCATCGCCGCGCTGGGCGTGCCGCACATCGCCGCGCATCCCGAGGTGCTGGGCGCCATCGACCCGCAGCATGCGATCCGCTTCGTCGCGCAGCAGCCCGGCACCACCTTCGTGCTGCTGGGGGCGCTGGTGCTGTGCGTCACCGGCACCGAGGCGCTGTATGCCGACATGGGCCATTTCGGCAAGAAGCCGATCCGCGTGGCCTGGTTCGCGCTGGTCATGCCGGCGCTGCTGATCAACTACTTCGGCCAGGGGGCGCTGCTGCTGTACACGCCGGCGGCGGTGGCCAACCCGTTCTACCTGATGGCGCCGGAATGGGCGCTGGTGCCGCTGGTGCTGCTGGCCACGGCGGCCACGGTGATCGCCTCGCAGGCCCTGCTGTCGGCCGCGTTCTCGGTGACCAAGCAGGCCATCCAGCTGGGCTACCTGCCGCGCATGCGCATCCTGCACACCTCGGTGCGCGAGGCCGGGCAGATCTACATCCCCGCCGTCAACTGGTCGCTGTTCGGCGCCATCGTGGTGGCCGTGGCCCTGTTCCGCAATTCGACCAACCTGGCCTCGGCCTACGGCATCGCGGTGACCACCGACATGCTGATCACCACGGTGCTGACCTTCTTCGTGATCCGCTACGCCTGGAAGCTGCCGCTGGCGCTGTGCGTGGCGGCGACCGGCGTGTTCTTCGTGGTGGACCTGATGTTCTTCTCGTCCAACGCGCTCAAGTTCCTCGACGGCGGCTGGTTCCCGGTGCTGATCGGCCTGTTGATGTTCACCGTGATGATGACCTGGAAACGCGGGCGCGCCATCATGAACGACAAGCTGCGCTCCGACGCGATCGACCTGCGCAGCTTCCTGGAGGCCGTGTTCGTCAACCCGCCCACCCGCGTGGAAGGCACGGCCGTGTTCCTGACGGCCGACCCCGGCTCCGTGCCCAACGCCCTGCTGCACAACCTCAAGCACAACAAGGTGCTGCACCGGCACAACCTGTTCGTCACCGTGCGCAGCCACGAGGTGCCCTGGATAGGCATCGGCAAGCGGGTGGAGATCGAGCCGCTGGGCCATGACTGCTGGCAGGTGATCCTGCACTACGGCTTCAAGAACGACCCCGACGTGCCGCGCGCGCTGGACCAGATCCGCGGCCACGGCTGCGCCCTCGAGCCCATGACCACCAGCTACTTCCTCTCGCGCGACACGGTGGTGCCCAGCGTGGGCAAGGGCATGGCGCCCTGGCGCGAGAAGCTGTTCGCGCAGATGCACCACAACGCCAGCGCCGCGGCCGATTTCCTGCGTCTGCCCAACAACTCGGTGGTGGAGCTGGGCTCCAAGGTGGAGATCTAG
- a CDS encoding glutamate-5-semialdehyde dehydrogenase: MNALNVAEYVQTLGLQARQAAARMARADAATRNRALTRLAALLRHSAAPLAEANGRDLERAAAAGLPAPLQDRLKLTPTVIETVAQGCEQLAAMPDIVGEVTSLRQQPSGIRVGQMRVPIGVFGMVFESRPNVTVEAASLSIKSGNAAILRGGSEAIESNKALARLVQQALREAGLPEDAVQLVQTTDREAVGQLIAMPTYVDLVIPRGGKGLIERISREAKVPVIKHLDGNCHTYVDDPVDLEMAVRVTDNAKTQKYSPCNASEGLLVARGVAPAFLPRMGAVFAAKGVEMRCDAQAKAILQAVPGAQLKDATEQDWYEEYLAPIISIKVVAGVDEAIAHINRYSSHHTDAILTRDHLHAQRFLREVDSASVMVNASTRFADGFEYGLGAEIGISTDKFHARGPVGIEGLTSLKWVVLGQGEVRG; the protein is encoded by the coding sequence ATGAACGCGCTGAACGTCGCCGAATACGTCCAGACCCTGGGTCTGCAGGCCCGGCAGGCCGCGGCCCGGATGGCGCGCGCCGATGCCGCGACCAGGAACCGGGCGCTCACCCGCCTGGCCGCGCTGCTGCGGCACAGCGCCGCGCCGCTGGCCGAGGCCAACGGCCGCGACCTGGAGCGTGCCGCCGCCGCCGGCCTGCCGGCCCCTCTGCAGGACCGGCTCAAGCTCACGCCCACGGTCATCGAGACCGTGGCCCAGGGCTGCGAGCAGCTGGCCGCCATGCCCGACATCGTGGGCGAGGTCACGTCCCTGCGCCAGCAGCCCAGCGGCATCCGCGTCGGCCAGATGCGCGTGCCCATCGGCGTGTTCGGCATGGTGTTCGAGAGCCGGCCCAACGTCACCGTCGAGGCTGCCAGCCTGTCGATCAAGAGCGGCAACGCGGCCATCCTGCGCGGCGGCTCCGAGGCCATCGAGTCCAACAAGGCGCTGGCCCGGCTGGTGCAGCAGGCGCTGCGCGAGGCCGGCCTGCCGGAGGACGCCGTGCAGCTGGTGCAGACCACCGACCGCGAGGCCGTGGGCCAGCTGATCGCCATGCCCACGTACGTGGACCTCGTCATCCCGCGCGGCGGCAAGGGCCTGATCGAGCGCATCAGCCGCGAGGCCAAGGTGCCCGTGATCAAGCACCTGGACGGCAACTGCCACACCTACGTGGACGATCCGGTCGACCTCGAGATGGCGGTGCGCGTGACCGACAACGCCAAGACCCAGAAGTACAGTCCCTGCAACGCCAGCGAGGGCCTGCTGGTGGCCCGCGGCGTCGCCCCGGCCTTCCTGCCGAGGATGGGTGCCGTCTTCGCGGCCAAGGGCGTGGAGATGCGCTGCGACGCGCAGGCCAAGGCCATCCTGCAGGCCGTGCCGGGCGCGCAGCTGAAGGACGCGACCGAGCAGGACTGGTACGAGGAGTACCTGGCGCCCATCATCAGCATCAAGGTGGTGGCCGGCGTGGACGAGGCCATCGCCCACATCAACCGCTACTCCAGCCACCACACGGACGCCATCCTCACCCGCGACCACCTGCACGCGCAGCGCTTCCTGCGGGAAGTCGATTCCGCCAGCGTGATGGTCAACGCCAGCACCCGGTTCGCCGACGGGTTCGAGTACGGGCTGGGCGCCGAGATCGGCATCAGCACCGACAAGTTCCACGCCCGCGGCCCGGTGGGCATCGAGGGCCTGACCAGCCTGAAGTGGGTGGTGCTGGGCCAGGGCGAGGTGCGCGGCTGA
- a CDS encoding alpha/beta hydrolase — MPGAPVPDDIESQYNPRKAVPDAERFAQRAAALSAATRARGGGRLDLRYGDGRLATLDVFPAAVPDAPLHVFLHGGYWRGRDKSDYSYVADALVPLGITTVVMNYDLCPAVELPAIVRQVREGLQWVHAHARELGGDPAALTASGHSAGAHLIAAALPPAGQPLPAWAPRAAVLVSGIYELEPVLSISVNQEIRLRPEQVDAMSPMRHPPTPAVPLLVAAGGAEPAGWLGQSRDFARACAGAGAAAAFVELPGTHHYSVMNALETPDGMLARLIEAIARPRAARA; from the coding sequence ATGCCAGGCGCCCCCGTTCCCGACGACATCGAGTCCCAGTACAACCCGCGCAAGGCGGTGCCGGATGCGGAGCGGTTCGCGCAGCGCGCCGCGGCGCTCAGCGCCGCCACCCGCGCCCGCGGCGGCGGGCGCCTGGACCTGCGTTACGGCGATGGCCGGCTCGCCACCCTCGACGTGTTCCCGGCGGCTGTCCCCGACGCGCCGCTGCACGTGTTCCTGCACGGCGGCTACTGGCGCGGCCGCGACAAGAGCGACTACAGCTACGTCGCCGATGCGCTGGTGCCGCTGGGCATCACCACCGTGGTGATGAACTACGACCTGTGCCCCGCGGTGGAACTGCCGGCGATCGTGCGCCAGGTGCGCGAGGGCCTGCAGTGGGTCCACGCCCACGCCCGCGAACTGGGCGGCGATCCGGCGGCCCTCACCGCGTCCGGGCATTCGGCCGGCGCCCACCTGATCGCCGCGGCCCTGCCCCCGGCCGGGCAACCCCTGCCGGCCTGGGCGCCGCGCGCCGCCGTGCTGGTCAGCGGCATCTACGAGCTCGAGCCGGTGCTCTCCATCAGCGTCAACCAGGAGATCCGCCTGCGGCCCGAGCAGGTGGATGCCATGAGCCCGATGCGCCATCCGCCGACGCCGGCGGTCCCGCTGCTGGTGGCCGCCGGCGGCGCCGAGCCGGCGGGCTGGCTCGGCCAGTCCCGCGACTTCGCGCGCGCCTGCGCCGGGGCCGGGGCCGCCGCGGCCTTCGTGGAGCTGCCCGGCACGCACCACTACTCGGTCATGAACGCGCTCGAGACCCCGGACGGGATGCTGGCCCGGCTGATCGAGGCGATCGCCCGGCCTCGCGCCGCCCGGGCCTGA
- a CDS encoding glutathione binding-like protein yields MTDLTAFPITRKWPARHPDRLQLYSLPTPNGVKVSILLEEAGIPYEPHRVDFGRNDQLSPEFLSLNPNNKIPAILDPHGPGGRPMALFESGAILVYLAEKTGRFLPQEPAARYQTLQWLMFQMGGIGPMFGQLGFFHKFAGKDWEDKRPRERYAAESRRLLGVLEQRLAGRDWLMGDEYTIADIAVFPWVRNLVGFYGAGELVGFDGFANLKRVLDAFIARPAVERGLQIPAAPA; encoded by the coding sequence ATGACCGACCTGACCGCCTTCCCCATCACCCGCAAGTGGCCCGCGCGCCATCCCGACCGGCTGCAGCTGTACTCGCTGCCCACGCCCAACGGCGTGAAGGTGTCCATCCTGCTGGAGGAGGCCGGCATCCCCTACGAGCCGCACCGTGTGGACTTCGGCAGGAACGATCAGCTCTCGCCCGAATTCCTGTCGCTGAACCCGAACAACAAGATCCCGGCCATCCTGGACCCGCACGGTCCCGGCGGCCGGCCGATGGCGTTGTTCGAGTCCGGCGCCATCCTGGTCTACCTGGCCGAGAAGACCGGCCGCTTCCTGCCGCAGGAACCAGCGGCTCGCTACCAGACCCTGCAGTGGCTGATGTTCCAGATGGGCGGCATCGGCCCCATGTTCGGCCAGCTCGGCTTCTTCCACAAGTTCGCCGGCAAGGACTGGGAGGACAAGCGCCCGCGCGAGCGCTACGCCGCCGAATCCAGGCGCCTGCTGGGCGTGCTGGAGCAGCGCCTGGCCGGGCGCGACTGGCTGATGGGGGATGAGTACACCATCGCCGACATCGCCGTCTTCCCCTGGGTGCGCAACCTGGTGGGCTTCTACGGTGCGGGCGAGCTGGTGGGCTTCGACGGCTTCGCGAACCTGAAGCGGGTGCTGGATGCCTTCATCGCAAGGCCCGCGGTCGAGCGCGGCCTGCAGATCCCCGCCGCGCCCGCCTGA
- a CDS encoding RidA family protein, with protein sequence MASPDIAIAPLPADLAAPRGHYSHAVRAAGLVFVAGELPVAPDGRLLTDASFEEQARQVLANVEAALRSAGSSVHKLVQVRVYVTDIDQWPAFNALYAQWCGPARPARIVVPVPRLHYGFQLEMEATALA encoded by the coding sequence ATGGCCAGCCCCGACATCGCCATCGCCCCCCTTCCTGCCGACCTCGCCGCCCCGCGCGGCCACTACAGCCACGCCGTGCGCGCCGCCGGCCTGGTGTTCGTTGCCGGCGAGCTGCCGGTGGCGCCGGACGGGCGGCTGCTGACCGACGCGAGCTTCGAGGAGCAGGCCCGCCAGGTGCTCGCCAACGTCGAGGCGGCCCTGCGCTCGGCCGGCAGCTCGGTGCACAAGCTGGTGCAGGTGCGCGTGTACGTGACCGACATCGACCAGTGGCCGGCCTTCAATGCCCTGTACGCCCAGTGGTGCGGCCCGGCGCGGCCGGCGCGCATCGTGGTCCCGGTGCCCCGGCTGCACTACGGCTTCCAGCTCGAGATGGAGGCGACGGCCCTCGCCTGA
- a CDS encoding DUF1428 domain-containing protein: MNYIDGFVAAVPTANRQLYLEHVRMAAQVFKDHGALQLVECWGDDVPEGKLTSFPMAVQRKPDETVVFSWISWPSRAARDAGMKEVMEDPRMARMQADMERTFDGKRLIYGGFEVLFSG, translated from the coding sequence ATGAACTACATCGATGGATTCGTCGCCGCCGTGCCCACGGCCAACCGCCAGCTGTACCTGGAGCACGTCCGCATGGCGGCGCAGGTGTTCAAGGACCACGGCGCGCTGCAGCTGGTGGAATGCTGGGGCGACGACGTGCCCGAGGGCAAGCTCACCTCCTTTCCCATGGCCGTGCAGCGCAAGCCCGACGAGACGGTGGTGTTCTCCTGGATCAGCTGGCCCTCGCGCGCGGCGCGCGACGCCGGCATGAAGGAGGTGATGGAAGATCCGCGCATGGCCCGGATGCAGGCGGACATGGAGCGGACCTTCGACGGCAAGCGCCTGATCTACGGCGGCTTCGAGGTGCTGTTCAGCGGCTGA
- a CDS encoding type II toxin-antitoxin system RelE/ParE family toxin, translating into MIHSFASADTQALFDSQPVKRFRNIERVARRKLLQLHAATELDSLRIPPGNRLEALKGDRKGQHSIRINEQWRVCFEWRDDGAWNVEVVDYH; encoded by the coding sequence GTGATCCACTCGTTCGCTTCGGCCGACACGCAGGCGCTGTTCGACAGCCAGCCCGTCAAGCGGTTCCGGAACATCGAGCGGGTGGCCCGCCGCAAGCTGCTGCAGCTGCATGCGGCCACGGAGCTGGACAGCCTGCGGATTCCGCCGGGCAACCGGCTGGAGGCGTTGAAGGGCGATCGCAAAGGCCAGCACAGTATTCGCATCAACGAGCAGTGGCGTGTGTGCTTCGAGTGGCGCGACGACGGTGCCTGGAACGTCGAGGTGGTCGATTACCACTAG
- a CDS encoding HigA family addiction module antitoxin gives MSEELLDEIHPGEILLEEFMRPMGITARQLAADIDVPPSRISDIVNAARPITADTALRLGLFFGMDPRFWLNLQAEYDVRMAKRTLLDKIAPRIRVFQPS, from the coding sequence ATGAGTGAAGAACTGCTGGACGAGATTCACCCGGGCGAAATCCTGCTGGAGGAGTTCATGAGGCCCATGGGCATCACAGCCCGGCAACTCGCTGCCGACATCGACGTGCCGCCCAGCCGCATCAGCGACATCGTCAACGCAGCCCGCCCCATCACGGCCGATACCGCGTTGCGCCTGGGGCTCTTCTTCGGCATGGACCCGCGGTTCTGGCTGAACCTGCAGGCCGAGTACGACGTGCGCATGGCCAAGCGGACCCTGCTGGACAAGATCGCCCCCCGGATCCGGGTGTTTCAGCCTTCGTAG